The following are encoded together in the Planctobacterium marinum genome:
- a CDS encoding SapC family protein — protein MAKIEQLNAQAHKNIRIKPNADVSDLSNQNILPVVIAEFANAMVEFPICFVQNPENKEYQVVALMGIERGENLFVEGTEWDASYMPARYTHAPFGLLRNPQDENQYGIALDVEHKQISDSEGELLFTESGEETEFLTKQKEAMTKYLEQEHMTRRFCKELVDFDLLTTRNIAVSIGEKRMSVDGVAMVDEEKLSKLSDEDFLKIRKKGMLPAIYSHLNSMSQMTNLLKRKSKRLNAAN, from the coding sequence ATGGCCAAGATTGAACAACTGAATGCTCAAGCACACAAGAACATTCGTATTAAACCCAACGCTGATGTGAGCGACCTGTCAAACCAGAATATTCTGCCTGTGGTGATCGCTGAATTTGCAAACGCAATGGTTGAATTTCCCATTTGTTTCGTACAAAACCCAGAAAATAAAGAATACCAGGTTGTTGCCCTGATGGGTATCGAACGTGGTGAAAACCTATTCGTTGAAGGAACTGAATGGGATGCTTCCTACATGCCGGCACGCTACACCCATGCACCTTTCGGCCTGCTGAGAAACCCACAAGATGAAAACCAGTATGGCATCGCTCTCGACGTTGAGCACAAGCAAATTTCTGATTCAGAAGGCGAATTGCTATTTACAGAGTCCGGTGAAGAGACTGAGTTTCTGACAAAGCAGAAAGAAGCTATGACCAAGTACCTCGAACAAGAGCACATGACCAGACGCTTCTGTAAAGAGCTGGTTGACTTCGACTTGTTGACTACGCGTAATATAGCTGTCTCCATTGGTGAAAAACGTATGTCAGTAGATGGTGTTGCTATGGTTGACGAAGAAAAGTTGAGCAAACTTTCTGATGAAGACTTTTTGAAGATACGGAAAAAAGGCATGTTACCGGCAATCTACTCTCACCTGAACTCAATGAGTCAGATGACCAACTTGCTGAAGAGAAAGTCTAAGCGTCTAAACGCAGCTAACTAA
- the zwf gene encoding glucose-6-phosphate dehydrogenase — MGPNKVIEPCDFVLFGTKGDLARRKLLPSLYELEKAGLIHEQTHLIGVARYEMTQEEYVTLVKENIEKFTGEALCDDTWQRFSTKLDYVQIDMQDYDSYAALQGCVDESRTMVCYLATPPSIYGDICKGLNAAGIIDPSVRVVLEKPIGHDLETSMVINDQVAEFFKESQIYRIDHYLGKETVLNLMALRFANSIFATNWDHNCVDHVQITVAESVGIEGRWGYFDDAGQMRDMVQNHLLQILTLIAMEPPASLDANSVRDEKLKVLKSLRPINASNIRENTVRGQYTSGFVRGEEVPGYLEEEGANTESETESFVALKVELDNWRWAGVPFYLRTGKRMPRKVSEIVIYFKPQPHNLFKDSFNQLPPNKLTIRLQPDEGVEITVMNKVPGLTSSGAMNLQKSKLNLSFSEAFDTKRIPDAYEKLLLEVLLGDQSLFVRRDEVEEAWKWVDSILEAWKKSNEKPEPYQAGTWGPVASIALLAREDRAWYESKIKK, encoded by the coding sequence ATGGGACCTAATAAAGTAATTGAGCCTTGTGATTTTGTATTGTTTGGAACTAAAGGGGACCTGGCTCGACGTAAATTACTTCCTTCTTTGTACGAGCTGGAAAAAGCAGGGCTGATCCACGAACAAACTCATCTCATTGGTGTAGCGCGTTATGAAATGACGCAAGAAGAATACGTCACACTGGTCAAGGAAAACATCGAAAAATTTACAGGCGAAGCACTATGTGACGATACCTGGCAACGGTTTAGTACTAAGCTCGATTACGTTCAAATCGATATGCAAGATTATGACAGCTATGCAGCCTTACAAGGTTGTGTGGACGAGTCTCGCACCATGGTCTGCTATCTGGCAACACCTCCTTCCATTTATGGTGACATCTGTAAAGGTTTGAATGCTGCCGGCATTATCGATCCGAGTGTCAGAGTTGTATTGGAAAAGCCTATAGGCCATGACCTTGAAACTTCCATGGTCATCAACGATCAAGTGGCGGAGTTTTTCAAAGAAAGTCAGATCTATCGCATTGACCATTACCTTGGCAAAGAAACGGTACTAAACCTTATGGCATTGCGTTTTGCCAATTCCATTTTTGCCACAAACTGGGATCACAATTGCGTTGACCATGTGCAGATCACGGTTGCTGAGTCGGTGGGTATTGAAGGTCGCTGGGGCTACTTTGACGATGCCGGCCAAATGCGTGATATGGTGCAAAACCACCTGTTGCAAATTCTGACTTTGATTGCCATGGAACCGCCGGCGAGTCTCGATGCCAATAGTGTTCGCGACGAGAAGCTGAAAGTGCTGAAATCATTGCGTCCTATCAATGCCTCGAATATTCGCGAAAATACCGTACGTGGACAATACACCAGTGGTTTTGTCAGAGGCGAAGAGGTTCCGGGTTACCTTGAAGAAGAGGGAGCCAATACAGAAAGTGAGACGGAATCTTTTGTAGCCCTAAAGGTAGAATTGGACAATTGGCGTTGGGCTGGTGTGCCGTTCTATTTGCGCACCGGGAAACGCATGCCGCGCAAAGTGAGTGAAATCGTTATTTACTTTAAACCACAGCCCCACAACTTGTTTAAAGACAGTTTCAATCAGTTGCCACCTAATAAACTCACCATTCGATTACAGCCTGATGAGGGAGTTGAAATCACGGTGATGAACAAAGTTCCGGGACTTACCAGTTCTGGCGCTATGAATCTTCAAAAATCTAAACTTAATTTGAGTTTCTCGGAAGCCTTCGATACCAAGCGTATTCCTGACGCCTATGAGAAATTATTGCTGGAAGTTTTACTGGGCGACCAATCGCTGTTCGTGCGTCGTGATGAAGTTGAAGAAGCCTGGAAGTGGGTGGACAGCATTCTCGAGGCATGGAAAAAGAGCAATGAAAAACCTGAGCCTTATCAGGCAGGAACATGGGGACCTGTGGCCTCGATTGCATTGTTGGCAAGAGAAGACCGCGCTTGGTACGAGAGTAAGATTAAAAAGTAA
- a CDS encoding paraquat-inducible protein A, protein MQDKEKTTHCHECAAKVTLPGTQKPHKAFCPRCGNLLTVVRAKAHQRTAIFSLTAIVFLFLSLPFEFISFSAAGKTQSITIPSGLLVLVENNYLTLAIIESFFILFLPALVLCSIFLLTWRVSQKQQNKVNKRLTHFIFQLQPWCMAEIFLISVLVSLVKIVTLADIAFGPAFFTFCGFVLFSTLTFIYLDEHQLRAATGARLPAHFHSHPTSVQKTWALLITAALLYIPANVWPIMQTNVLGQSELSTILGGVILLWESGSYPIALIILVASVVVPVAKLMILCWLNVRVQTGKVKHPRKMMSWYRLTELIGKWSMVDVFVVAILVSLVQLGGTMTIYPGPAALSFTAVVVLTMFAAHSFDSTLLWKHK, encoded by the coding sequence ATGCAAGACAAGGAGAAAACGACACATTGTCACGAATGTGCCGCAAAAGTGACGCTGCCGGGCACTCAAAAGCCACATAAAGCATTTTGTCCCAGATGCGGAAACTTATTAACTGTAGTACGCGCCAAGGCTCATCAAAGGACTGCAATTTTCTCTCTCACCGCAATCGTATTTTTGTTCTTAAGTTTACCGTTTGAATTTATCTCCTTCAGTGCCGCTGGCAAAACACAATCAATCACTATTCCCTCAGGACTCCTGGTATTGGTTGAGAACAATTATCTAACCTTAGCTATTATTGAATCCTTTTTTATTTTGTTTCTTCCGGCGTTGGTATTGTGTTCAATATTCTTACTCACCTGGCGAGTGAGTCAAAAACAACAAAACAAGGTCAATAAACGCTTAACCCACTTCATTTTTCAGCTACAACCTTGGTGCATGGCAGAAATTTTTCTGATCAGTGTATTAGTCAGCTTGGTGAAAATAGTCACTCTGGCGGATATTGCCTTTGGCCCTGCGTTTTTTACTTTTTGTGGCTTTGTGCTCTTCAGTACATTGACCTTTATTTATTTAGACGAGCATCAACTACGCGCAGCTACTGGTGCCCGGCTTCCGGCACATTTTCATAGCCATCCCACAAGTGTACAAAAGACCTGGGCATTGTTAATTACCGCAGCCCTACTCTATATTCCTGCCAATGTTTGGCCCATTATGCAAACTAATGTATTAGGTCAATCTGAACTATCTACCATCTTAGGTGGCGTTATATTACTGTGGGAATCAGGCTCCTACCCCATAGCGTTAATAATTCTGGTAGCCAGTGTCGTAGTGCCAGTGGCAAAGCTTATGATACTGTGCTGGCTGAACGTGAGAGTGCAAACGGGTAAAGTGAAGCACCCCAGAAAAATGATGAGCTGGTATAGACTCACAGAGCTTATTGGCAAATGGTCCATGGTAGATGTGTTTGTGGTTGCTATTTTAGTAAGTCTGGTGCAATTGGGCGGCACCATGACAATTTACCCCGGCCCGGCCGCTCTGTCTTTTACCGCGGTTGTTGTACTTACCATGTTTGCTGCCCACAGTTTTGATTCAACGCTATTATGGAAACACAAATAA
- a CDS encoding GGDEF domain-containing protein has product MVNLFGLVGLSITAIMSVSAFVNEQLLLASVLIFASSVYYLAHYYQKLTGNFQLASNIILYSLFALMVYLIYSGGKDNTGPLWIFMVSPVALFFGGLKRGLISISIFVVTISILMFYPDNQLLATSYTYEFKSRLIYSFLTITFLSGFYEYSRQQSFDFMQEISNKFEQMAKLDPLTQISNRRDAMDRLNYELSRVERNDTALAIILCDVDHFKKVNDQFGHDAGDKALVLLAKLFQETLRKQDIVSRWGGEEFLFILPQTSALQAQIVADKVRDKIKATSIEHNGNLFDITISMGISEINKKNTDINTAIAMADKYLYQAKSNGRDQYYPPSKSDNLTAISANA; this is encoded by the coding sequence ATGGTAAATCTGTTCGGTCTGGTAGGACTAAGTATTACTGCCATTATGTCAGTATCGGCCTTTGTAAATGAGCAGCTCTTGTTGGCGTCAGTGCTCATTTTCGCAAGCTCTGTTTATTACCTTGCCCACTACTACCAAAAATTGACCGGCAACTTTCAGCTGGCTTCAAATATCATTTTATACAGCCTTTTTGCGCTCATGGTATATCTGATCTATTCCGGCGGAAAAGATAATACAGGGCCACTGTGGATTTTTATGGTGTCTCCCGTAGCTTTGTTCTTTGGTGGACTAAAACGCGGGCTGATTTCCATATCAATCTTCGTTGTTACTATCAGTATTTTGATGTTCTATCCCGACAATCAATTATTGGCGACTAGCTACACATATGAATTCAAATCTCGTCTCATTTATTCATTTTTGACTATTACATTCTTGTCTGGCTTTTATGAATATTCTCGCCAGCAATCTTTTGATTTTATGCAAGAAATCAGTAACAAATTTGAACAAATGGCGAAACTAGATCCCTTGACTCAAATTTCCAATCGACGCGATGCGATGGATCGACTTAATTACGAATTAAGTCGGGTTGAGCGCAACGATACTGCATTGGCCATCATTCTTTGCGACGTGGACCATTTTAAAAAAGTTAACGATCAATTCGGTCACGATGCCGGAGACAAAGCCCTTGTGTTATTGGCAAAGTTGTTTCAAGAAACACTGCGCAAACAAGATATTGTGTCTCGTTGGGGAGGTGAGGAATTTTTGTTTATCTTGCCGCAAACCTCAGCTTTGCAGGCGCAAATTGTAGCAGACAAGGTCAGAGACAAAATAAAAGCTACCAGCATTGAACACAATGGCAATCTGTTTGATATCACTATCAGCATGGGGATCAGTGAAATCAACAAAAAAAATACCGATATCAATACCGCAATAGCGATGGCTGATAAATACCTATATCAAGCTAAATCAAATGGCCGAGACCAATACTATCCCCCTTCCAAAAGCGATAACTTAACTGCGATTTCTGCCAATGCGTAG
- a CDS encoding PqiC family protein, with protein sequence MKKVIAVFLVTWLMACSTNPGSFRHYQFSTTAIESQPGFEDLQHSTAVILSLTVPDYLKQNKMIIQVDDGELQYSQLHLWAQLPAKAIHNQMRKSINLSAKGWYVTPGNQSVRQESSVRLHVNLSHFYPTTAGEVVMAGDWLFSMDGKPQTKSDFSYQRALTEDGYAAALKTKAVLIEQLAQEINQHIARNLPVSEGH encoded by the coding sequence ATGAAAAAAGTGATTGCGGTATTTTTAGTAACCTGGCTGATGGCATGCTCCACCAATCCCGGTAGCTTCAGGCATTATCAATTCAGTACAACTGCAATTGAATCTCAACCTGGTTTTGAAGATCTGCAGCACAGTACTGCCGTCATTCTGAGTCTTACCGTACCGGATTATCTAAAGCAAAATAAAATGATCATTCAGGTTGATGATGGTGAGCTGCAATATTCGCAATTGCACCTTTGGGCTCAACTACCCGCTAAAGCAATTCACAATCAAATGAGAAAAAGCATCAACCTGTCAGCTAAAGGCTGGTATGTCACACCGGGCAATCAAAGTGTCAGACAGGAAAGCAGTGTCCGTTTACACGTCAACCTTTCTCATTTCTACCCCACTACAGCAGGTGAAGTTGTGATGGCGGGTGACTGGTTATTTTCCATGGATGGAAAACCACAAACAAAATCGGATTTTAGTTATCAGAGAGCATTAACTGAAGATGGATACGCTGCCGCGTTAAAAACTAAGGCCGTGTTGATTGAACAACTTGCGCAAGAAATTAATCAACATATCGCGAGAAACTTGCCGGTTAGCGAAGGACACTAA
- a CDS encoding MurR/RpiR family transcriptional regulator, with protein sequence MNILEKIAQQKGAFSKSERKVAEIILANPQTAIHSSIATLAKMSDVSEPTVNRFCRRLDTKGYPDFKLHLAQSLANGTPYVNRHVEEHDTPEECTKKIFESTMAALEVARQSVDVLAVNRVVDLLTQAKKISFFGMGASASVAHDALNKFFRFNVPVTYFEDILMQRMSCMNCSEGDVVVLISHTGRTKSLVELAQLAKANDATVVGITALNSPLANECSLVLSLEVPEDTDMYMPMASRIAQLTLIDILATGFTLRRGSKFRENLKRVKDSLRDSRFDKR encoded by the coding sequence ATGAATATTCTAGAAAAGATTGCACAGCAAAAAGGTGCATTCAGCAAATCTGAGCGAAAGGTAGCGGAGATCATTCTGGCCAACCCGCAGACTGCTATACACTCCAGCATAGCCACGTTAGCCAAGATGTCAGATGTCAGCGAGCCCACGGTAAATCGGTTCTGTCGACGCCTGGATACCAAAGGATACCCAGACTTTAAACTGCATCTTGCGCAAAGCCTCGCCAACGGTACGCCCTATGTAAATCGCCACGTTGAGGAACATGACACGCCAGAGGAATGTACTAAAAAGATATTCGAGTCTACTATGGCAGCATTGGAAGTAGCACGTCAATCGGTGGACGTTCTTGCGGTAAATCGCGTTGTTGACTTACTGACTCAGGCTAAGAAGATTTCATTTTTTGGCATGGGAGCCTCCGCTTCGGTCGCCCATGATGCTCTGAATAAATTTTTCCGGTTCAATGTTCCGGTTACTTATTTCGAAGATATCCTGATGCAACGTATGAGCTGCATGAACTGCAGTGAAGGCGATGTCGTCGTGCTTATCTCCCACACCGGACGCACTAAAAGTCTGGTGGAATTGGCACAGCTGGCTAAAGCAAATGACGCTACGGTAGTTGGTATCACAGCCCTTAACAGTCCCTTAGCTAATGAGTGTAGTTTAGTTTTATCACTCGAAGTGCCAGAGGACACCGACATGTACATGCCAATGGCGTCACGTATTGCTCAGCTTACTTTAATTGATATACTAGCCACTGGCTTTACGCTGCGCCGCGGTTCGAAATTCAGAGAAAACCTGAAACGAGTAAAAGACTCCTTGCGCGACTCTCGTTTCGACAAACGCTGA
- the pqiB gene encoding intermembrane transport protein PqiB: MTQETQHEQHHATPEELNSISKLWLLPIVAIFIGAWLIYYQISNQGQEITIYFSSAEGLEPGKTKIKTRHVDVGTVTAIQLRKNGPGVRVTARVNKDEEHLLRADSNLWIVTPRISLSGVSGLSTILSGPFIELAPGMSGEVRYSFEGLETPPLTPAGTPGLHVTLNSDDEFAYKKGDPIIYKGIRVGKLEDIYFNLEERIVYYNAFIEAPYHELITTNTRFWDASGVRLELGAEGLMVHTGSVETLLTNGVTFGIPQGLPRGEIIQERAYFDIHASQAEANARRFKYKAKFTLLIEDSVRGLKPGAPVEYRGIPIGEVETINPLQNQTFSLLEEGYKIPIVIAIYPGMVASNDTEEGVKRVNDQVALWVKNGLRATLETGNLITGGQYVDLQNYKDLEPAKLQQNLGHPTIPTISNEFAQLTQKVSSILKKINELPFSQLGANLNVSIEELAATAAEFKQSAEGINKLLSEAEQQNLIKQLNRSLRAFELLANTYGSQSATNGSINEVLLDIQATMLELKPILQRVNETPSSLVIPLEQPQPDVIPKVKRN; this comes from the coding sequence ATGACCCAGGAAACCCAGCATGAGCAGCATCACGCTACTCCCGAAGAATTAAACAGCATTTCCAAATTGTGGCTATTGCCGATTGTCGCCATCTTCATTGGTGCCTGGCTGATCTATTACCAAATCAGTAATCAAGGTCAGGAAATCACCATTTACTTTAGTTCCGCTGAAGGTCTGGAACCGGGTAAAACAAAAATTAAAACCCGGCATGTTGACGTGGGTACGGTAACTGCCATACAGCTACGTAAAAATGGCCCCGGAGTAAGAGTCACCGCAAGAGTTAACAAAGATGAAGAACACCTGTTAAGGGCGGACAGTAACCTTTGGATTGTCACGCCGCGTATATCTTTGTCTGGGGTCTCCGGGCTGAGCACTATTTTATCAGGCCCTTTCATAGAACTCGCCCCCGGTATGTCTGGCGAAGTGCGCTACAGTTTTGAAGGATTGGAAACTCCCCCCCTAACACCAGCAGGGACACCGGGCTTGCATGTCACGTTAAACAGTGATGATGAGTTTGCCTATAAAAAAGGGGATCCCATAATTTACAAAGGCATTCGAGTGGGAAAATTAGAAGATATTTATTTCAACCTGGAAGAGCGCATCGTTTATTACAATGCTTTTATTGAAGCCCCCTACCATGAACTTATAACTACTAACACCCGTTTTTGGGATGCCAGTGGGGTTCGTTTGGAATTGGGTGCCGAGGGATTGATGGTACACACAGGCTCTGTGGAAACATTATTAACCAACGGGGTGACTTTTGGTATTCCACAAGGCTTACCTCGAGGTGAAATCATCCAAGAGCGCGCCTATTTCGATATCCATGCCAGTCAGGCAGAGGCAAACGCGCGTCGATTTAAATACAAAGCCAAATTTACTCTGTTAATTGAAGACTCCGTGCGCGGTTTAAAACCCGGTGCTCCAGTAGAGTATCGAGGTATCCCCATCGGAGAGGTGGAAACCATTAACCCTCTACAGAATCAAACATTCAGCTTGCTTGAGGAAGGTTACAAAATTCCCATTGTCATCGCCATTTATCCCGGAATGGTGGCATCCAATGACACTGAAGAAGGGGTTAAACGAGTGAATGACCAGGTGGCGCTGTGGGTGAAAAATGGTTTGCGCGCCACATTGGAAACTGGCAACTTGATCACCGGTGGTCAGTATGTCGATCTGCAAAATTACAAAGACCTTGAACCAGCAAAATTACAACAAAATTTGGGCCACCCTACCATCCCCACTATCTCGAACGAGTTTGCCCAACTCACTCAGAAGGTATCCTCTATCCTGAAAAAAATTAATGAACTGCCCTTCTCACAGTTAGGCGCCAATCTCAACGTTTCCATCGAAGAGTTAGCTGCAACAGCTGCTGAATTTAAACAGTCTGCAGAAGGCATTAATAAGCTATTATCCGAAGCCGAACAGCAAAATCTGATCAAGCAATTGAATCGTTCATTACGTGCTTTCGAATTATTAGCCAACACCTACGGGAGCCAATCTGCAACAAACGGTTCCATCAATGAAGTATTATTGGATATACAAGCCACCATGCTGGAATTGAAACCCATATTACAGAGAGTGAATGAGACGCCAAGTAGCCTTGTGATCCCATTAGAGCAACCACAACCAGATGTCATTCCCAAAGTAAAAAGGAACTAA
- a CDS encoding 1-acyl-sn-glycerol-3-phosphate acyltransferase: MQWFFQFLSFLCLGLIKVFSYVFYRGEPVWLSREREESMQEVKLLVLLNHTSLFEPLFIRFAPWRLIWLLAYKLVIPGADITMRRPMAGRILKALMPGCIPITRKNDHSWIHFLSQVNEQKITAILPEGRMKRRNGLDKFGKPMSVRGGVADILECLDEGKILFVYSGGLHHIQAPGDKWPNLFKTLRANMELVNIKDYKRQFSVKTDDLMARHNAFKIRVIEDMNRRLSECVPQS; this comes from the coding sequence ATGCAGTGGTTTTTTCAGTTTCTGAGTTTTCTCTGTCTCGGGCTTATTAAAGTCTTTTCATACGTCTTTTATCGCGGTGAGCCTGTTTGGCTCAGTCGGGAGCGTGAGGAGTCTATGCAGGAGGTTAAGTTGCTGGTGTTACTTAACCATACAAGTCTATTCGAGCCGCTGTTTATTCGTTTTGCTCCGTGGCGTTTAATCTGGCTACTAGCCTACAAGTTGGTTATTCCAGGCGCTGATATTACCATGAGGCGTCCCATGGCTGGGCGCATACTCAAAGCGTTGATGCCGGGATGTATTCCCATCACGCGGAAAAACGATCATTCATGGATACACTTTTTGAGTCAGGTAAACGAGCAAAAGATAACTGCGATACTTCCGGAGGGGCGCATGAAAAGACGCAATGGACTTGATAAGTTTGGCAAGCCAATGTCGGTGCGAGGTGGCGTGGCAGATATATTGGAATGTCTGGATGAGGGCAAGATCTTATTTGTCTATTCTGGTGGGCTGCATCATATTCAGGCTCCGGGGGATAAATGGCCTAACCTTTTTAAAACCTTAAGGGCCAATATGGAATTGGTGAATATCAAGGATTACAAACGTCAGTTTAGTGTTAAAACGGACGATCTGATGGCCAGACACAATGCCTTTAAAATTCGCGTGATTGAAGATATGAATCGACGCCTTAGTGAGTGTGTGCCGCAAAGTTGA
- the galE gene encoding UDP-glucose 4-epimerase GalE has translation MAKFLVLGGAGYIGSHMVNYLQKNHHQVVVFDNLSTGFEGLVLTEQFRNIDILDSEALKTAFNDLGPFDCVIHFCAKSLVGESKTDPKIYYRNNVTGTLNLLDVMLQTGHDKIIFSSTAATFGVPESEEIDESHPTHPINPYGQSKLMVEKILSDYAEAYGMRSVCLRYFNAAGADPSGKIGELHDPETHLIPNILKSVLGQTEATLKVFGTDYPTPDGSCIRDYIHVNDLSSAHFKAFEYIEKHTGAYRYNLGIGNGFSVLDVIRTAEKVVGKPIPFDLAERRAGDPPKLIADSTRAQKELGWQPQFLELEEIIQTAWDFHKNR, from the coding sequence ATGGCTAAGTTTTTAGTTTTAGGAGGCGCGGGCTACATCGGCTCGCATATGGTGAATTACCTGCAAAAAAATCACCACCAGGTTGTTGTCTTTGACAACCTCTCAACGGGTTTCGAAGGTCTGGTGTTGACTGAGCAATTCCGCAATATTGATATTTTAGATTCGGAAGCGTTAAAAACAGCATTTAACGATTTGGGCCCATTCGACTGTGTCATTCACTTTTGTGCTAAATCTCTGGTAGGTGAGTCTAAGACAGATCCTAAAATTTATTATCGCAATAACGTCACTGGGACTCTTAACCTACTCGATGTCATGTTGCAAACCGGCCACGATAAAATAATTTTCAGCTCAACGGCGGCAACATTCGGCGTTCCCGAATCTGAAGAAATTGATGAGAGCCACCCAACCCACCCTATAAATCCCTATGGCCAAAGTAAATTAATGGTGGAAAAAATCCTGAGCGATTATGCCGAAGCCTATGGGATGCGTTCCGTTTGTTTGCGTTACTTCAATGCAGCAGGTGCCGACCCGTCGGGGAAAATTGGAGAATTACACGACCCTGAAACTCATCTCATCCCCAATATTCTAAAATCTGTGTTGGGCCAAACAGAAGCGACCTTAAAGGTATTTGGTACGGACTACCCCACCCCAGATGGCAGTTGTATTCGCGACTACATTCATGTCAACGACCTGTCGAGTGCTCATTTTAAAGCTTTCGAATATATCGAGAAACACACTGGCGCGTATCGCTACAATTTAGGCATAGGCAATGGGTTCAGCGTGTTAGATGTGATCCGCACGGCAGAAAAAGTGGTTGGCAAACCGATTCCTTTTGATTTGGCTGAACGACGCGCAGGCGATCCACCAAAACTCATCGCTGACTCGACTCGAGCACAAAAGGAACTGGGTTGGCAACCGCAGTTTCTGGAACTAGAAGAAATCATTCAGACGGCTTGGGACTTTCACAAAAACCGGTAA
- the pyk gene encoding pyruvate kinase, translating to MLRRTKIVATLGPATDTDERIEAVIAAGANVVRMNFSHGTAEDHINRAQKVRNAAKKLGKYVAILGDLQGPKIRVAKFKEGAVTLAIGDDFILDAELERDAGTKESVGIDYKQLPNDVGPGDVLLLDDGRIQLQVTSVEGAKVHTKVTVGGKLSNNKGINRQGGGLSADALTEKDKEDIKTAAKMKVDYLAVSFPRTGADLNYARELAVAAGCNAKICSKVERAETVASDEAMDDIIAASDAVMVARGDLGVEIGDAELVGVQKKLISRSRQLNKVVITATQMMESMITSPMPTRAEVMDVANAVLDGTDAVMLSAETAAGEYPVETVKAMARVCEGAETHPSVKISKHRVSEEFTTISETTALSAVYAANHLKSIKAIVALTESGNTAKLMSRITSYLPIYGLSRHDSSLNEMALFRGVKPVFFDSSLSKPGELASDVIACLRAKELVESGDQFIMTYGDAMETVGATNGCKIVTVP from the coding sequence ATGTTAAGACGCACCAAAATTGTCGCTACACTCGGACCAGCGACCGACACTGATGAGCGCATCGAAGCTGTAATCGCGGCTGGCGCCAATGTTGTCAGAATGAACTTTTCCCACGGTACTGCGGAAGATCACATTAATCGCGCTCAAAAAGTAAGAAACGCAGCGAAAAAACTGGGTAAATACGTTGCTATTTTGGGTGATTTACAGGGGCCCAAGATCCGTGTCGCCAAATTCAAAGAGGGGGCGGTAACACTCGCGATTGGCGACGATTTTATTTTGGATGCCGAGCTGGAGCGTGACGCAGGTACAAAAGAAAGCGTCGGTATCGATTATAAACAATTACCCAATGACGTAGGTCCGGGCGATGTCCTGTTATTAGACGATGGACGCATTCAGTTGCAAGTAACCTCCGTAGAAGGTGCGAAAGTCCATACCAAAGTCACGGTAGGTGGCAAGCTTTCCAACAACAAAGGCATTAATCGTCAAGGTGGCGGATTATCAGCCGACGCATTAACCGAAAAAGACAAGGAAGACATTAAGACGGCCGCCAAGATGAAAGTGGATTATCTGGCCGTTTCCTTTCCTCGCACAGGTGCAGACCTCAACTATGCACGTGAACTCGCAGTCGCTGCGGGTTGTAACGCTAAAATATGTTCCAAAGTAGAAAGAGCTGAAACTGTTGCCTCAGATGAAGCGATGGATGACATTATTGCTGCCAGCGATGCCGTTATGGTTGCTCGTGGTGATTTAGGAGTAGAGATAGGTGATGCTGAGCTAGTCGGTGTGCAAAAGAAACTTATCTCTCGCTCTCGTCAGTTAAATAAGGTAGTTATTACTGCCACCCAGATGATGGAATCGATGATCACCAGCCCGATGCCAACGCGGGCCGAAGTTATGGACGTTGCCAATGCCGTATTAGATGGCACAGATGCAGTTATGCTTTCAGCAGAAACAGCAGCAGGCGAATATCCTGTAGAAACGGTAAAAGCAATGGCACGTGTGTGTGAAGGCGCTGAAACTCATCCGAGTGTAAAGATCTCCAAGCATCGAGTATCAGAAGAGTTTACTACTATTAGCGAAACAACAGCATTATCTGCCGTATATGCTGCAAACCACCTGAAATCCATAAAAGCTATTGTGGCGCTAACCGAGAGTGGTAATACTGCCAAGCTAATGTCGCGCATCACCAGCTATCTACCCATTTATGGACTATCTCGTCACGACAGCTCGCTTAACGAAATGGCTTTATTCCGCGGTGTTAAACCGGTGTTCTTTGACTCCAGCCTCAGTAAACCGGGCGAATTGGCAAGCGATGTCATTGCCTGTTTGCGTGCCAAAGAACTAGTAGAGTCTGGCGATCAGTTTATCATGACTTATGGCGATGCAATGGAAACCGTCGGCGCCACCAATGGTTGTAAAATTGTGACCGTGCCCTGA